A window of Nonomuraea angiospora genomic DNA:
GGACGTCTACTTCAACGAGCAGGTCACCCCCGGGGGCGTGCCGCCGCTGCTGCACGTGGACGGCGAGCGCGCCAAGGCGAAGAAGGTCGACGACCACACGGTCAAGCTCACCTTCGCCAAGCCCAAGGGCGACTTCGTCGACGGCTGCCGCATCGCCACGTGGACCGGGACCAACTTCGGCTTCTTCCCCAAGCACTACCTGAAGGACTTCCACCCGGCGTACAACAAGGACGTCGAGAAGGACATGAAGAAGAAGGGGTTCGGCGAGTTCCCCGCCTACTGGGAGAACCGGATCAAGTGGTGGAACAACCCCGAACGCCCCACCCTGCACGCGTGGGTGGTGACCGACCCGCTCAACACCGGCGACCGGGCGGTGGCCGAGCGCAACCCGTACTACTGGAAGGTCGACTCCGGCGGCGCGCAGCTGCCCTACATCGACAGGCTGGAGTTCGCGATCATCCAGGAAGCAGAGGTGATGCTGCTCCAGGGCGTGGACGGCAAGCTCGACTTCCACGCCCGGCACATCAACTCCGACGTGAACAAGCCGGTGCTGGCCGAGGGACGCCAGAAGGGCGGCTACCACTTCACCAAGGTGGAGCCGACCACCATGAACCGGATGATCATCTCCCTGAACCTGTGCCACAAGAACAAGGAGCTGCGCGAGGTCTTCAGGAACAAGGACTTCCGCGTCGGCCTGTCCCACGCCATCGACCGCCAGAACATCATCAACACCGCCTACCAGCGCCAGGGCGAGCCCTGGCAGGCGGCGCCGCACCGCAACTCGGAGTTCTTCGACGAGCAGATGGCCAAGCAGTACACGCAGTACGACGTCAACCTGGCCAACCAGCACCTCGACAAGGCGGGGCTGACCCAGAAGGACGGCGAGGGCTTCCGCCTGCTGCCGGGCGGCGACCGGCTGCGCTTCTCCCTCGACCTGATCACGCTGTTCCCCGAGTGGGCCAACGCGGCCGAGATGGTACGCCAGAACTGGGCGGCGGTCGGCGTCGAGATGAAGGTCAACCCGATCGAGCGCACCCTGTTCTACGACCGCAAGTCGGCCAAGGCCAACGACCACGACGCGAATGTCTGGGCCGGGGACGGCGGCCTGCGCATCGAGATCGACGAGCCGCGCTGGTGGTTCCCCAACGGCGAGGAGTCCAACTACGCCACCCGCTGGGGCATGTACTTCCAGACCCGCGGCAAGAGCGAGGACGGGGAGAAGCCGCCCGCGCAGACGCTGCGCCAGATGGAGCTCTACTGGCAGATGCAGACCGAGCCGGACCAGGCCAGGCGCAAGGAGCTGTTCCGGCAGATCCTCGCGATCGCCAAGGAGCAGTTCTACGCCATCGGAATCGTGCTGCCCACCGACGGCTACGCGATCGTCAGCAACAAGCTGAAGAACGTGCCGGCGAGCTACCCCGACGCCTTCCAGTTCCTCTCTCCCGGGCCCGTCAACGTGCCGACCTGGTACTTCGGGGCCTGAGACGATGCTGCGCTACCTCGGCAGGCGCGTCCTCGTCCTCATCCCGACGCTGGTCGCCATCTCCGTCGTCACGTTCGTGGTGATCCAGCTCCCGCCGGGCGACTACCTGACCACGCTGACCGCGCAGCGGGCCGCCCAGGGCGACGCCGTGCCCACGGGCGAGCTGGCCCGGCTGACCGAGCGTTACGGCCTGGACCAGCCGGTCATCGTGCAGTACTGGCAGTGGATCTCCAACATCCTGTTCCACGGCGACTTCGGCGAGTCCTTCGACTACGCCCGGCCGGTCACCTCGCTGCTCGCCGAACGGCTGCCGCTGACGATCACACTGTCGCTGGTCACGCTCGTCTTCATCTGGGCGGTGTCGTTCCCCATCGGCGTCTACTCCGCGATCCGGCAGTACTCCGCTGGCGACTACACCTTCACCTTCCTCGGCTATCTCGGGCTCGCCGTACCCAACTTCCTGATCGCGCTGGTGCTGATGTGGATCGGGCTCAAGTTCTTCGGCCTGAACGCGGGCGGGATCCTGTCGCCGGAGTACCGCGACGCCCCGTGGAGCCTGGCCAAGGTGGGCGATCTGGTGGCCCATCTGTGGATCCCGATCGTCATCTGGGGCACGGCCGGCACCGCGGGCAACATCCGCGTGCTGCGCGCCAACCTGCTGGACGAGCTGCGCAAGCCGTACGTGGTCGCGGCCAGGGCACGCGGCATGCCCGAACGGAAGATGACGATCATGTATCCGGTGCGGGTGGCGATGAACCCGTTCTTCTCCACCATCGGCTGGGTGCTGCCCGGCCTCATCGCGGCGGACGCGATCACCTCCAAGGTGCTCAACCTGCAGACCACCGGCCCGCTGATGCTGCGCGCGCTGCTCGCCCAGGACATGTACCTGGCCGGAGCGATCCTGCTGATCAGCGCCGTGCTGGTGGTGGTCGGCACGCTGGTCTCCGACGTCGCGCTCGGCTGGCTGGACCCGCGCGTCCGGCTCAGGTACTAGGAGGGGCCGATCGTGAAGGATGAGACCCTCGCCGTCGCCTCGCAGTGGAAGCTCGTCTGGTGGGGCTTCAAGCGCCACCGGGTCGCGCTGGTCTGCGGCTTCGTCACCGTCGCCATCTACCTGGTGGCGGTCTTCGCGCCGTTCCTCGCCCCCGGCTCCGGCCAGAGGACCAACGCCGACTACACCTACGCCCCGCCGCAGGCGCTGCGCTTCGACACCGATACGGGCCTGTACGTCCACCCGTACACCTTCAAACAGGACCCGGAGACGCTGGCGCTGTCGTTCGAGGCCGACGAGGGCAAGAAGGTGCCGGTCGGGTTCTTCGTCAAGGGCGAGCCGTACGAGCTGCTCGGGTTCATCCCCTGGGACCGGCACCTGATCGGCCCTTCGGGCGGGGGGAACATGTACCTGCTGGGCACCGACTCGGTCGGCCGCGACCTGCTGTCCAGGATCATCCAGGGCACCACGGTCTCCATGTCGATCGGGCTGGTCGGCGTGCTGCTCTCGCTGGTGCTGGGCGTCGTGCTCGGCGGCGTCTCCGGGTACGTGGGCGGCCGGACCGACACGGTGATCCAGCGCGTCATCGAGATCATCATGTCGATCCCGACGATCCCGCTGTGGATGGCGCTGTTCGCGGCCGTGCCGGCCTCGTGGAGCCAGCTCGAACGCTACTTCGCGCTCACCGTCGTCATCTCGCTGGTCGGCTGGACCGGCATGGCCAGGGAGGTGCGGGGCAAGTTCTTCGCCGTGCGCGGCGAGGAGTACGTCATGGCCGCGACCGCCGACGGCGCCGGGCGCCTGCGCATCATGTTCCGGCACATGCTGCCGTCGTTCACCAGCCACATCATCGCCAACCTGTCGCTGTCGATCCCGTCGGTGATCCTGGCCGAGACCGCGCTGTCGTTCATCGGGCTCGGCCTGCAGACCCCGATGATCAGCTGGGGCGTGCTGCTGCAGGAGGCGCAGAACATCCGGGCGGTGTCCACCGCGCCCTGGATGCTGATCCCCGGCATCGCGGTCGTGGTGACCGTGCTGGCCATGAACTTCTTCGGCGACGGCCTGCGTGACGCGGCCGACCCGTACAAGCACTGACGCCCCTTTTCGGGAGGATCTCGTGGCAGAGCCGCTGCTCGGCATCGAAGGGCTGCGCACCCACTTCTTCACCTCGGAAGGCGTGCTCAAGGCCGTGGACGGGGTGGACCTGTCGGTGCCGGCGGGCAGGACCGTCTGCCTGGTCGGCGAGTCGGGGTGCGGCAAGTCCGTCACCGCCCGCTCGATCCTGCAGCTCGTGGACCGGCCGGGCCGGATCGTCGAGGGCTCGATCCGCTGGAAGGGCGCGACCGACCTGGCCGGGCTCGACCCGGCCGGGGAGGAGCTCCGGCGGGTGCGCGGCGGCGAGATCGGCATGATCTTCCAGGAGCCGATGGCGTCCCTGTCGCCCATGTACACCGTGGGCGCGCAGCTCTCCCAGGCCCTGCGGCTGCATCGCGACCTGACCAGGCAGGAGGCCCGGGAGGAAGGCGTCGCGCTGCTGCGCAAGGTCGGCATCCCCGACGCCGGGCGGCGCTTCGACGCCTACCCGTTCCAGCTGTCGGGCGGCATGTGCCAGCGCGTCATGATCGCGATCGCACTGTGCTGCGACCCGGCGCTGCTGATCGCCGACGAGCCGACCACCGCGCTCGACGTCACCACCCAGGCGCGCATCCTCGACCTGATGATGGACCTACGCGCGCAGAACGACATGGCGATCCTGTTCATCACCCACGACCTCGGCGTGGTCGCGGAGATCGCCGACGAGGTCGCCGTGATGTACCTCGGCAAGGTCGTCGAGCACGGCACCGTGGAGCAGATCTTCTCCGACCCCCGCCACCCGTACACGCGCGCCCTGCTCCGCTCGATCCCGGAGCTGCGGGGCAGCGGGGCCCGCCGGCGGCTGACCGCGATCCGCGGCATGGTGCCGTCGCTGCACCGGGTGCCGGACGGGTGCCCGTTCCACACCCGCTGCGACCACGCGATCGACGGGCTCTGCGACACCACGCCGCCCCCGCTCAAGAGGTACGGCGAGGCGCACGTCGCCTCCTGCCACCTCGACGAGGTCCCGGCCGAGCCCCCCGCCAAGTCCCTCGCTGTGGCGCTCCAGGTCGCCGAGCGGGCCGCCCCCGCCGCCGGGACGGCCGGACCCCTGCTCAGGGTCGAGGGGCTGGCCAAGCACTACCCGATCGGCGGCGGCCTGTTCCGCCGGCCGACGGGCGTCGTCCGCGCCGTGGACGGGGTCGATCTGACGATCCAGCCCGGCCGGACGCTCGGCCTGGTCGGGGAGTCGGGCTGCGGGAAGACCACGCTCGGCCGCTGCGTCGCGCGGCTGGCCGACCCGACCGCGGGGCGGATCCTCTACCGGACCGCGTCGGGGGAGGAGGTCGATCTCGCCACGGTGACCGGGGCGCGGCTGAAGGAGTTCAGGAGGGAGATCCGGGTGATCTTCCAGGACCCGTTCTCCTCGCTCAACCCCCGGATGACGCTCAAGCAGATCGTCGGCGAACCCCTCAAGACGCACGGCCTCGCCTCCGGCGGCGAGCTGACGGACCGGGTGGCGGACATGCTGGCCCGCGTCGGGCTCCGCCCGGAGTACATGCGGCGCTACCCGCACGCGTTCTCCGGCGGGCAGCGGCAGCGCATCAACATCGCCCGTGCCCTGATCACCGGGCCCCGGCTCGTGGTGGCCGACGAACCGGTCTCCGCGCTGGACGTGTCCGTCCGCGCCCAGATCCTGAACCTGCTCACCGACCTGCAGGAGGAGCTCGGGCTGACGTACCTGTTCATCTCGCACGACCTGTCCGTGGTGGAGCACATCAGCGACCGGGTCACCGTCATGTACCTGGGCAAGGTCGTGGAGGACGCCGACACGGCCGGCCTCTACCGGGAGCCGCGCCACCCGTACACGGAGGCGTTGCTGCACGCCGTGCCGGTGCCCGACCCGGGGCGGCGGCGGGAGCGGCACGCGTACGAGATCGCCGACGACCTGCCCGACCCGGCCGCGCCGCCGCCCGGGTGCCGCTTCCACACCCGGTGCGCGCACGTCCGCGACGGGCTGTGCCGCACTGACGTGCCCGACCTGCGGGCCTACGGCGAGGGGCGGCGGGCGGCCTGCCACCACGCGGCCGAGCTCACCCTCGCCGGGGTCGGGTCAATGGCACGTGAAGCGGAGGTCGACGGCCCGATGGCCGGGCGGGACGCGTAGCCGCAGGCGGTGGACGGTGTCGGGGCGGCCGTGATGGTCGCGGGTGGCGAGCGTCTCGACCGTCGCCGCGAACCCGGGATGGTCGAGGGTGACCAGGCCGTCCCAGCTCACCCGGCCGCCGCGCGCCTCGGGGCGGATCCGGCTGATGAACACCTCCTCGACCGGCACGTCGCCGGTGAACTCGTCACGCAGGTCGAGCCGGCCGTCGCGGTGCCAGCGGAAGCGGCGGACCACGCGCGACGGGTAGGCGGAGCTGAGGTCGAGCGCGAAGGTCAGGCCGCCGGGCGTCTCGGCGTACTCCAGCACCTCGGCGCGCCCGCCGCGCTGGGGGACGCCGCCGACGACCGGGAGCGAGTGGCCCTCCGCCGAGGGGTGCAGGAAGGCGTGGCGCCGGTCGCCGAAGTAGTCCCGCGTGTACTCGCCGGCCCCCAGGTCGTCCAGCACGTTGCGGCCGCCGGCCCGCAGGACGAAGTGGCCCAGGTCGTCGTGGTTGTGCGGCTCGTCGTTGTGCCCGCCCTTGGCCGCGAAGCCGTGGCCGTGCTCTCCCCGGTCCACCACCCAGGCCAGGTCGGGCAGGTAGCTGGTGGTCTCCACCGGCCGCGACCGCACCGGGCGGGACCAGGCGAGCGTCCTGGACAGGTGGCCCCACCGGTAGCAGTGGTCGGCGTGGAAGGAGGGCACGCCGTCCGGCCCGGGGGTGCCGAACCGCTCGGCCAGCCTGGTGAGCAGGCCGGCCGGGAGGAACGGGTCGTCCGTCGTGTCCGAGAACGGCACGTGCCCGCCGTCGGCGAAGCGCACCCGGTGCGGGAACGCGGCCATCGCGGCCACCTTGGGATGGTCGAGCAGATCCTCCCCGGTGCGCTCGCGCAGCGCCTCGGCGAAGTAGACGAAGTAGCCGAACCCGTAGACCCAGTACGCGACGCCTTCGACGCAGCCGCCGTCGTCCCCGTACCCGTCGAGGAAGCGCCGCATCGCGGCCCGGCACCGCGCCAGCACCGGCTCGGGGTCGTCCAGCACGGCGAGCGCCGCCATCCCGGCGGCGCCCCCGCACACCGCCTCCCAGTTGTTGCCGAACCCCTCCCACTCCATGGGGCGCGGGTCCAGGAAGCGATCGAGGACCCGTTTCCCGACCTCGGCGCGGGCCCGCTCGCCGACCACCGGGTCCACCCGCCCGGCGAGCTCGGCCAGCGTGTGGGCGGTCTCGCAGGCGAACAGGTCGACGGGCATCGACTGGTGGGCGGGCAGCACCCACGTGTACTCGTCGCAGGTCGCCCACACCACGTCGTCGAGCGCGTCCCCCGGAGCGTCGAGCAGGCCCAGGGCCGCGAGCCTGGCGCGGCGGCCGAAGTAGCGCCGCTCGTAGCCCAGCCGCTCTCCCGTGCGCCCGAACTCGCGCAAGGCCGTGTACGGCAGCGCGGGCAGCGGTTCGTCGCTCGCCGCGACCTCGCGGATCTCGCGTTCCAGAGCGGACAGCACAAATCCGATCATAAGGAACGGGCGGCCCGCGGCATCCCGCCGGGCCGCCCGCGCTGCGCGGGGTCAGCCGCTGGTGAGCGTGAAGCCCTGCTCGGTGCCGAAGGCGGTGATGCGGTCCTGCCACGCCTTCAGCGCGCCGGCCAGGTCGCCGCCGCCGTCGATGGCCTGGCCCACGGTGTCCTTGAAGACGCTGTTGGCGTACACCTGGAACGGCAGGTACTGCCAGCCGGGGTTGACGGCGGCCGAGGCGTCGCCCAGGACCTGGTTGATCTTCTGCCCGCCGAAGAAGTCCTGCGGCGCGTCACGGAAGGCCGGGTCGTCGAGCAGCGCCTTCGTGGCGGGGAACAGCCCGGCCTCGGAGTTCAGCGACTTGACGGCCTCCGGGTCGGAGTTGAGCCACTCGGCGAAGGCGACGGCGGCCGGGATGTTCTTGCTCTGCGGGATGACCGCCACCGACGAGCCGCCGTTCTCGGAGTTCATCGGCTTGGCCGCGTCGAACTGCGGCATCGGGGCGACCGCCCACTTGCCCTTCGTCTTGGGGATGGAGTTGATGATGCCGTTCGGGGCCCAGGCGCCGGTCAGCCAGGCCGCGTACTTGCCGGAGCCCATGCCCTTCCACCACTCGTCCGTCCAGCCGGGCTGCGGGTCGACCAGCTTCTCGCCGAGCAGGGCGCTCCAGGTGCCGACCCACTGCTTGACGCCGGGGTCGGAGGCCAGCGTGACACTGACCGAGCTCTCGCCCGAGGTCTGGAACGGCGCGCCGCCCGCCTGCCAGATCATGCTGTCCACGCCGCCGGCGTCACCGGGGTCGATGGTCGTGATGAAGTTGTCGGGGTTGTCGGCCTTGATCTTCTTGGCCACGTCCACGAACTCGGCCCACGTGGTCGGGGGCTTGAGCTTCAGCTTGTCGAAGATGTCCTTGCGGTAGAACATCGCCATCGGGCCGGTGTCCTGCGGGATGCCGTAGACGCCGCCGTTGATCGCCACCTGGCCCCACGCCGCGGGGGCGAACCTGTCCTTCAACGCGGCGGCGCCGTAGTCGGCCAGGTTGACGACCTGCTTGGCCAGCGCGAACTGGGGGAGCGCGAAATACTCGACCTGCGCCACGTCCGGCGCGCCGGAGCCGGCCTTGATCGCGGTCTGCAACTTGGTGTACTGGTCGGCGGACTGCCCCGCGTTCACCACGTTGACCTTGATGTTGGGATATTTCGCCTGGAAGCGGGCGACGGTCTTCTCGATCCCCGTGACCCAGGTCCAGAACGTCAGCTCGGCCGGCTTGCTCAGCGCGTCCTGGACGGCCGCCGACGCGCTCGGGGCGGCGGCCGGTGCGGTGGCGCCCCCTCCAGAGCCACCACCGCACGCGGCCAGTGCCAGCGACAGGGCCGCGGCGACACCGGCTGTCATCGCATGTCTTCTCATGATGTTTCCTCACTCACGGGGGTTACTGCTTGACGCTTCCGGTGGCCAGGCCCGACTGCCAGTACCGCTGGAGCACCAGGAAGGCGACGATCAACGGCACGATGGACAGCAGGCTGCCCGTCAGGATGAGCTGGTAGCTGGCGTCGCCGGCGCCCGAGGTGCCGCTGTTGGCCTGGGCGTTCCACTGGTTCAGCCCGACGGTGAGCGGGAACCAGTCCGGCGTGTTCAGCACGATCAGCGGCAGGAAGTAGTTGTTCCAGGTCGCGACCAGCGCGAAGAGCAGCACCGTGACGAACCCCGGGGCCAGCAGCCGCAGGGCGATGGTGCGGAAGATCCTGAACTCGCCCGCGCCGTCGATGCGGGCCGACTCCAGGATCGAGTCGGGCACGGCGTCGGCCGCGTAGACCCGCATCAGGTAGAGGCCGAACGGGCTGCACAGCGCCGGGATGAGCACCGCCCACGGGGTGTCGACGATCCCGGCCTGGCTGAAGAGCAGGTACGTCGGCACCGCCAGCGCCGTGCCCGGGATGGAGATCGCGCCGAGCACCATCGCGAACAGCAGCTTGCGGCCCGGGAAGTCGTACTTCGCCAGGGCGTACCCGCCGAGGGTGGCCAGCAGGGCGGCGCCGCCCGCGCCCACCACGGCGTAGAGCACGGTGTTGCCGAACCAGCGCAGGAAGATGCCGTTCTGGTAGCTCAGGGTGTCGCCGATGTTGGCGAACAGGTGGAAGTCCCCGCCGAACCAGAGGCCGAAGGTCGAGAACAGGTCGGCGCCGCTCTTGCTGGCGTTGGCCAGCAGCCAGAACAGCGGGAGCACCGCGTACCCGAACATCACCAGCATGATCACGGTGAGGGTGACGCTCTTCCTGCGGCGCCTGGCGGTGGGGGATCGGGGCGTGGCGACGCCGATCACAGGGCCGGTCACAGGGCCGGTCACAGGGGCGGTCACAGGGTCTGCTCCCTTCTCGCCGTGATGAGTTGCACGGCGTAGGCGACCACGACGGTCACGAGGCCGAGGACCACGGCGACGGCGGCCGAGTAGTTGATCTGCTGGCCGTTGAAGGCGAGGTTGTAGGCGTACATGTTGGGCGTGTAGCCGGTCGAGATCACCGCGGGCGCGAGCTTCTGCAGGATGTTCGGCTCGTTGAAGAGCTGGAAGCTGCCGATGACGGAGAAGATCGTCGCCACGAGCAGCGCGGGGCGCAGGGCGGGCAGCTTGATGCTCCAGGCGATGCGGATGGCGCCCGCGCCGTCCATCTCGGCGGCCTCGTAGAGCTCCTCGGGGATGGCCCGCAGCGCGGCGTACAGGATGATCATGTTGTAGCCGACGTACTCCCAGGTCACCATGTTGCCGATGGAGGTCAGCATCCAGGGGCGCGACAGCAGGTCGGGGGCCGTGACGCCGAGCGCGTCGCCGAGCTGGCCGACCAGGCCGAACTGGTCGCCGTACATGTAGCCCCACAAGAGGGCCGCCACCACGGCCGGCACCGCGTACGGCATGAAGATCGTGATGCGGAACAGCGACGGCCAGCGCAGCCGCCCGCTGTCGATGGCGAGCGCGCAGCCCAGGGCGATGAGCAGCATGACGGGCACCTGCACGACCAGGAAGAGCGCCACGCGGAGCAGGCCCGCCCCGAACAGCGCGTCGCCCAGGGCGCGGGTGTAGTTGGCCAGCCCGGAGAAGACCGTGCCGCCGATGAGGCGGTCCTGGAAGAAGCTGAGGTAGATCGCGTACGCCAGCGGCGCGACCACCGTGACCAGGAAGACCACGAAGAACGGCAGGAAGAAGGCGTAGCCGGCGACCCGCAGGCGCAGGAGTGGCCGGCCGAGGCCGGGCCGCGCGGCCCGCGCGGTCATGTCGCGCTCCTCTGCGATGTTCGCGCTGCCACGAATACTGGCACTGAGCTCTCCTTGTCGGGGGCCGTCTGCGGCGGATGAGCCACGCTGCTACCTGCGCCACCGTGCGGCCTGCTCGCTGCGGTAGCTGCGATGATCGTGTGTTTACGTAAACATGAAGAAGGTGTCCCGTAGTCTGGATCCGCCGCAGGATCATGTCAATAGGTAACCGTCGGTTAACAGATGCGGCGATTTGGTGGTCTTTTGTGACGACCTCTCGCGCCCATTGACGACTGGGGCATGTTTACGTAAACATCTGGCGAGAGCATCGGACGATCAGAGGTGGCAGTTGGACGGGACGACCCGGGAATCACCGGCGGGACGGCGCTCGCACAGGCGGCCGTCCATGGCCGACGTCGCCGCGATGGCCGGGGTCTCCAGCCAGACGGTCTCCCGGGTGGTCAACAACCGCAGCAACGTCGAGGAGGAGACCCGCCGGCGCGTGCTGTCGGCCATGCGGGTCCTCGGCTACCGGCCCAACACCGCGGCGCGCGCCCTGGTCACCGGCCAGTTCCGCACCCTGGGCCTGATCAGCTTCGGCCTGTCCAGCTTCGGCAACGCCCGCACCGTCGACGCCGTCACCCGGGCGGCGCAGCGCGCCGGCTACACCGTCAACATGATCGCCGTCGAGTCGCAGACCGAGCAGGCCGTGCACGAGGCGTTCGACCAGCTCACGCTGCAGGCGGTGGACGGCATCGTGCTCATCGAGGCGCAGATCCTCGACACCCCGTCGCTCCGGCTGCCGCCGGGCGTCCCGGTCGTGATGGCCGACGGCGACGTCAGCCACCGCCACCCCATGGTGGACACCGACCAGGCCCTCGGCGCCCGGCTCGTCACCCGCCACCTGCTCGACCTCGGTCACGAGACCGTCTGGCACGTCGCCGGGCCGGAAGACTCCTACGCCGCGCGGCGCCGGGCCGAGTCCTGGCACGCCACCCTCAAGGAGGCGGGGGCCGCCACTCCCCGGTTACTGTTCGGCGACTGGAGCGCGGCCAGTGGATACAAGGCGGGACGCGAGCTGGCGCGGCGGTCCGGCGTGACGGCCGTCTTCGCCGCCAACGACCAGATGGCACTCGGCGTGATGCGCGCGATGATCGAGGCGGGTCACCGCGTCCCCGAGGACGTCAGCATCGCCGGCTTCGACGACCTCGACGAGTCGGCCTACCTCTCCCCGCCGCTCACCACCGTCCGCCAGGACTTCGACGTGGTGGCCGAGAAGATCGTGTCGCTCATGATCGGCCAGATCGAGACCGGGGCGGCCCCGTCCGCCACCGCGTTCGTCGCGCCCGAGCTGGTCGTCCGGCAGAGCACCGGCGCGCCGCCCCGATCGTGATCAGAAAGCGTTGGTGACCAGAAAGCGTTGGTGACCAGAAAGCGTTCGTGACCAGGAAGAAGGGAGGAGCGGCGGCCTCGCCCGGCCAGACCGCCGCGCCGACGATGAACGCCCTACCCCGCGATGTCAGCCCGGTCTCCGGGAGCGCCGGCGCCCCGTCACCGGCCGACCGGCTCCGGCGCCGGCTCGGCGGCGTGGCCTTCGGCGGCGACTACAACCCCGAGCAGTGGCCGGCCGAGACCAGGGCGGAGGACCTGCGCCTCATGGCCGAGGCCCGGGTCAACCTCGTCACCGTCGGGGTGTTCGGCTGGGCCCGCGTGGAGCCGGCGCGCGGCGCGTACGACTTCTCCCTCTTCGACCAGGTCCTGGATGACCTGCACGCGCACGGGATCACCGCCGACCTCGCCACCATGACGGCCTCGCCGCCGCCCTGGCTGGTCCACGAGCACCCCGAGATCCTGCCGGTCACCGCCGACGGGACCGTGCTCGGCCCCGGCGGGCGGCAGCACTTCTGCCCGTCCAGCCCGGTCTACCGCGAACGCGCCGCGCTGCTGGCGGAGCGGCTGGCCGAGCACTATCGCGACCACCCGGCCCTGGGCCTGTGGCACGTCGGCAACGAGTACGGCTGCCACATCCCCGCCTGCTACTGCGAGGTGTCGGCGGACGACTTCCGCCGCTGGCTGCGCGAACGGTACGGCGACGACGTCGAGGCGCTGAACGACGCCTGGTCGACGGACTTCTGGGCGCAGCGCTACGCCACCTTCGACCACGTCCGGCCGCCCCGCGTGGCTCCGACGTACCCCAATCCGGCCCAGCAGCTCGACTACCTGCGCTTCAGCAACGAGGCGCTGCGCGCCTGCTACGACCTGGAGGCCGGCATCCTGCGGCGCGTCACCCCCGACGTGCCGATCACCACGAACTTCCTGGCCGGCCTGAAGGCCGTGGACGTCTTCGGCTGGGCGCCCGGGGTGGACGTGGTCGCGGTCGACTCCTACCCCGACCCCCACGACGAGCGGCCGCACCTAGGCCCCGGCCTGGTGTACGACACGATGCGCGGCGCCGGCGGCGGCGATCCGTGGATCCTCATGGAGCAGGCGCCGAGCGCGGTGAACTGGCGGGCCAGGAACGCCGCCAAGCAGCCGCGCCAGATGCGGCTGTGGAGCTGGCAGGCGGTCGCGCAGGGCGCCGACGCGGTCCTCTACTTCCAGTGGCGGCAGTCACGGGGCGGGGCCGAGAAGTTCCACTCCGGCATGGTGCCGCACGCGGGGGCCGACAGCAGGGTCTACCGCGAGATCGTGGCGCTCGGCAGGGAGCTGGCCTCGGTACCCGACCTGGCCGGCACGCGGGTGCGCAACCAGGTGGCGATCCTGCTCGACTGGAACAGCTGGTGGGCGCTCGAGCTCGACTCCCACCCCTCCGACGGCGTACACCAGCAGGAGCGCCTGCTCGACCACTACGGACCCCTGTTCGAGCTGGGCGCGGGCGTGGACGTGGTGCCGCCGTCGGCCGAGCTGACCGGCTACCGGCTCGTCGTCGTGCCCAACCTGTACCTGCTGGCGGGCGAGGACGCGCGGCGCGTCTCGGCGTACGTCTCCGGTGGCGGCGCGCTGGTCGTCTCGTTCTTCAGCGGGATCGTGGACGAGCACGACCGCGTCCACCTGGGCGGCTATCCCGCGCCGCTGCGCGAGGTGCT
This region includes:
- a CDS encoding beta-galactosidase, translated to MTRKKGGAAASPGQTAAPTMNALPRDVSPVSGSAGAPSPADRLRRRLGGVAFGGDYNPEQWPAETRAEDLRLMAEARVNLVTVGVFGWARVEPARGAYDFSLFDQVLDDLHAHGITADLATMTASPPPWLVHEHPEILPVTADGTVLGPGGRQHFCPSSPVYRERAALLAERLAEHYRDHPALGLWHVGNEYGCHIPACYCEVSADDFRRWLRERYGDDVEALNDAWSTDFWAQRYATFDHVRPPRVAPTYPNPAQQLDYLRFSNEALRACYDLEAGILRRVTPDVPITTNFLAGLKAVDVFGWAPGVDVVAVDSYPDPHDERPHLGPGLVYDTMRGAGGGDPWILMEQAPSAVNWRARNAAKQPRQMRLWSWQAVAQGADAVLYFQWRQSRGGAEKFHSGMVPHAGADSRVYREIVALGRELASVPDLAGTRVRNQVAILLDWNSWWALELDSHPSDGVHQQERLLDHYGPLFELGAGVDVVPPSAELTGYRLVVVPNLYLLAGEDARRVSAYVSGGGALVVSFFSGIVDEHDRVHLGGYPAPLREVLGVRVEEFWPAAEHETFPVRGRGALAHLEGTADLWREDLRLTGAEPEVVFDGPDGRPAVTRHDFGAGTARYLSTRLDEAAMRAVLARALAEAGVTPAVEGLPPGVQASVRAGAGRRFLILLNHTGEKHDVTPGGAWTDALSGEDVESVTLPPSGVAVLRSVAGQ